A region of the Candidatus Dadabacteria bacterium genome:
CGGGTAACGGTTGTTACCCGGACCACTCTCAAGGAGAGCAATTCGTATTGGGCGCAGGGCGGAATTGCGGCGGCGGTTGACGCGGGCGACTCCACTTTTCTGCACAGGGATGACACCCTGAAGGCGGGTTGCGGCCTTTGCTCGGAGACGGCGGTTGAGGCGCTGGTGTGCGAGGGCAGGGAGAGGGTGATTGAGATGGCGGATTTCGGAATGGAGTTTGATGTTTCAGACCGGGGTTTTGACCTCGGCCTTGAGGGGGGCCATTCAAAGCGGCGGGTTCTGCATGCGGGCGGCGCGGCGACCGGCAGAAAAATGGTTGATTTTCTCATATCGTCCGTGTCGCGCTCGGAGAATGTAACGATTATGGAGCAGACCGGGGTGGAGGGGCTTATGTATGCGGGCGGCAGTTGCCTCGGCGCGTGGGTTGTTCGCGGCGGAGAGCGCGGCGCGGCGCGGGCTCGCTCCACCATACTTGCCACGGGAGGGGCGGCGGCGCTTTTTGCCCGGACGACCAACCCCCGGTCGGCGAGGGGGGACGGCATTTCCATGGCTTATGAGGCGGGCGCGGAGATAATGGACATGGAGTTTGTGCAGTTTCACCCTACGGCGTTTCACTCTCCCGGCGGCGGCGCGAGTTTTCTCATATCCGAAGCCCTGAGGGGGGAGGGGGGCCGCCTTGTGAACGCAAGCGGCGAAAAGTTTATGGAGGGGGCGCACCCCCTCGGAGACCTTGCTCCCAGAGATGCGGTTTCAAAGGCGATACATCTGGAGACGGGCCGGGGGCCCGTTTACCTTGATTTGACCGGGGTTGACCCCGCCGTCATAAAAAACAGGTTTGCAGACATTCGCCGCATGTGCCTTGACAGCGGCGTTGACTGCCTCACGCAGCCCATACCGGTTGCCCCGGCGGCTCACTACACCATCGGCGGCGTCCGCACGGGGCTTTTCGGCGAGACCAGCCTTAAAGGTCTGTTCTGCTGCGGCGAGACCGCATGCACGGGCGTCCACGGCGCAAACCGCCTTGCGAGCAACTCGCTTCTTGAGTGCCTTGTTTTTTCAAGAAGGTCGGCGCTGGGCGCGCTTGAAAACGGCGGCACGGGTAGCCTTGCCTCCCCTGAGTCCGCCGCTCCTCCCCCCCTTCCGCGCGAAGAGGCCGCCGGAGACGGGACGCTTGCCGAAAAAGCCTCGGATATGTTAGGCGTTGTCCGGAGCGGAGAGAAGATAAGGGAGTTTGTCTCCGTCCTTGAGGGTGTTCTTGACCGGACGGGCGGGCGGTCGCGCGCGGCGGGTCTTTATATGATGATGGCGCGCGCGGCGCTAATGAGGGAGGAGTCAAGGGGGGTTCACATACGGGAGGATTTCCCCGAGACCGACCCCGCGCTTTGCCGCCACAGTATTTTCAGTAAGAATGCGGGCGGGCTGGTTCCCGGCTGGGAGGACTTGTGAAGATTGAGAGAAAGCCGCCGGTTCTTGACCGGGAAAAGGTTGACGCCCTCATAGAGGCGGCCGTCCGGGAGGACATTGGCGGCGGGGACGTTACCACGGAGTTGTTGTTTGAAACCGATGTTGAGTGCGGCGCGGCGGTGCGCTCAAAGCAGCGCGGCATTCTTGCGGGTCTCGGTGTGGCAAAGACCGTTTTTGAGAAACTGGACAAAAACCTTGCCTGGCGGTCGCGTGTGAAAGACGGGGACGCGCTGGAGGCCGGTGATGAAATCGTTTTCATAACCGGCTCACAGAGGCACATACTTTCGGGCGAGAGGCTCGCGCTCAACATCCTTCAGCGCATGAGCGGAATAGCCACTTTCACCTCCCGTTTTGTTGAGGCGGTGCGGGGAACAGGCGTAAGAATAATGGACACCCGCAAGACGGCTCCGGGTTTGAGGGAACTTGAAAAATACGCCGTCCGCATGGGCGGCGGCGAAAACCACCGGTTCGGGCTTTATGACGGCATACTGATAAAAGACAACCATATTAAACTTGCCGGAGGGGTCGCCGGGGCTGTGTCAAAAGCGCGGCGGAGGGCGGAAGAGGCGGAGGAGAATTATGTTCGTTTCCCGCTTGAGGTGGAGGCGAAGGAACTCTCTCAGGTTACCGAGGCCGTTGCCGCCGGGGCGGATATTGTTATGCTGGACAATATGAGCGCGGAGCAGATGAAAGAGGCGGTCGCCCTTGCGAAGGGGAAGGTTCTGCTTGAGGCGTCGGGCGGGGTTACGCTTGAAAATGTGAGAGAGGTTGCTGAAACCGGCGTTGATATTATATCGGTCGGGGCGCTCACACATTCCGCGCCCGCGCTGGATATCAGTTTGGATATGGTTTGAAGGCGGCTCCGCCCCCCGTTTGTGTGCTATAGTCAAATTGCAATGGTTCGCAAAACATCGGCAAAATCAGAAACAGTTTTGATTACAGGCGGGGGCGGGCTTTTGGGAACCGCAACGCGAAGGGCTTTTGAAAACATCAACTGGCCGGTGAAGACTCTTGACCTGCGCCCGTGCGACCTTGACGGGCATCCCGTGGATTGTATGAGTGACATAACCTCTAATGACCTTAATGCTTTGCTGAAAGGGGTTGCCGGAGTTGTTCACTTTGCCGCAGTGTCAAGGGTGTGTGATGCCGAGAGAAACCCTGAGGTATGTAGCCATGTCAATCTGTATGGCGTTTTGCGGTTGCTCAGGGCAGTGGCCGCGTCGGGTTGTCGGTGGTTTATTTTTGGCAGTAGCCGCGAGGTGTATGGAGAGCCCTCATTTTTTCCTGTTTGTGAAACGGCGGCATTAAGTCCGATAAACCACTACGGGCGGATAAAAGCGGAGGGGGAGCGTCTGGTAACGGAGTATTGTCGTAAAGACGGAGTGACTCATTCGGTTCTCAGATTCTCAAATGTTTACGGCCACCCCGGCGACCACCCCACCAGACTGCTCAACTCCTTTATCCGCAACGCCTTGGGCGGCAAGCCTCTGGAGATTCACGGTGGCGGGCAGGTGTTTGATTTTACCCATGTAGAGGATGCGGCAAACGCTGTTGTCATGACCGCAAAACATCTTCACGGCGGTGGGGCTTCACTTCCGCCAATGCATGTTCTGCCGGGGGAGCCGACCGGCATAGAGGACCTTGCGGAACTTGTGCGGAAAACAGCGGGCGGCAACTCCGGCATTGTCTACGGGCGGGGCAGAGATTATGATGTCAGTCGCTTTTATGGCGACCCCTCGCTTATAAGGGAAAAACTGGGATTCTCCTGCAAAATCTTCATAGCGGAAGGGGTTAAGCTTGCCGTAAGAAGTTTTGAAAGGTGTTCGGGGTAAAGGATGAAAGCACTGCTGGTAATACACGGCTATCCGAGGCGCTACAATGCGGGCTCAGAGGTTTACACCCAGACGCTGGCGCATGCCTTGAGTGACAAGGGTTGCGAGGTGGAGGTATTTGCAAGACAGGAAGACCCCTTTCTGCCAGACTATACACTGCAAACGGAAACAGACCCTGTCAGAGATAACATTCCGGTTCACTTGGTCAACCACGCGCGGTCAAACTCGCGCTTTCAGAACCATCACATTGACAAGGTGTTTGAGCGCGTCATTCATTCCGCCTCGCCGGATATTGTTCATTTCGGGCATCTTAACCATCTTTCCATGGGGTTGCCCTTGGTCGCGAAATCATGCGGGTTGCCAGTGGTTTTCACCCTACATGATTTCTGGCTTATGTGTCCGCGCGGGCAGTTTCTGCAATGCGGACTTTCCAGCGGCGAGCCATGGAGTATCTGCGACGGTCAGGAAAACCGGAAGTGCGCCACGCAGTGCTACAACCGTTTCATTGAGGGCGTCCGCCCTGATGAGGAAACGCGTTACTGGGAGCGGTGGATTGGCAACAGAATGGAACAGGCCCATCGCACATGCGACAACGTGGACCTGTTCATCGCGCCGTCCCGTCATCTTATGTGCAGATATGTGAATGAGTTCGGCCTTGAAGAGGAAAAAACGGTTTTTACGGACTACGGCTTTGATCGTGACCGCTACAAAGGGCGCCAACGCGAATGTGAAAAAGATTTTGTTTTCGGGTTCATCGGACGCCACTCTCCGTCAAAGGGAATTCACCTTCTTATAGAGGCATTCTCCGGTATTCCGGGCGGAGCCCGCTTGCGCATCTGGGGAAGGGCCGAAGGACAACTGACCGCTTCGCTGAAGCACCAAGCCGCAGATTACCCGAATACCGCATCGCGCATAGAGTGGATGTCCGAATACCGCAATGAGGATATTGTCAGGGATGTTTTCAACCGTTGCGACTGTATTGTTGTTCCGTCAATATGGGATGAAAACTCACCCCTCGTGATTCATGAAGCCCAGCAATGCCGCGTGCCGGTTATTACCGCAAGCCACGGGGGGATGGGCGAATATGTCAAAAACGGGGAGAACGGCCTGACTTTCAGACACCGCGACTCGGACGACCTACGCACGGCGATGCGCGCGGCAGTGGCAGACCCGGTTTCGCTCAAACGCATGGGAAAGCGCGGCTACCTGTTTTCCGATGACGGTCAAATTCCCTGCGCTCGGCGGCATGCGGATGAAGTTTTGCGACACTACGGGCGCTTGACACAAGGCGCGTCTCAATCCGGGCGGGAGGCAAGCAGTTGACCGGCGGCATGGGGGATTTGAAGTGCCTCGCCTCGCCTTGGCGCATAACCTTTGACACCAACCCGGATGACTGCAACCTTGGTTGCGTCATGTGTGAAGAGCATTCCGCATACAGCCCGCGGAAACAGGCGCGCGCAAGCGGAAGGGTTCCGCGCCGACGCATGTCCATTGAGACAGTTGAGCGTGTCATTGAGGAGTGCGCGCCAGCGGGGCTGAGAGAAATTATTCCCTCCACAATGGGCGAGCCACTGATGTATAAGCACATGCCGCGCATTATTGATTTGTGCCGGAAGCATGGTGTAAAAATGAACCTGACCACCAACGGCACCTTTCCCGGACTTGGCGCGCAAAGGTGGGCGGAACTTATTGTCCCTATAGGGTCTGATGTGAAGATCAGTTGGAACGGAGCGGACGCGCAATCTCAAAGCATCGTCATGGTCGGCAATAATTTTGAAAAAAATCTTGAAAATCTCAGAACCTTTGTGCGGACGCGCGACAGGCATGCGGCGGGCGGCGGAAACTACTGTTCCGTAACTCTGCAAATGACCTTTATGGAAATGAACCTTCCTCAGGTTCCGCAGGTTGTGGAACTGGCTGTTGCGGAAGGCGTTGACAGGGTGAAGGGACACCATCTCTGGGCGCATTTCAGGGAGATTGCCGGTCAGGACTTGCGCCGCAACAGTGATTCCATCACGCGCTGGAATACAATTGCTCGGCAGTGCCGCCGTATTGCCGAAGAAAGGCGGCTACCGAACGGCAAGCGTATTCGCTTGGAAAATATCTATGAGATTGACCCCGGTCATGGCGGCGAGTTGCACCCGGACGCCCGATGCCCTTTTCTCGGTCAGGAGGCATGGGTGAACCATGCGGGGCGTTTCGACCCTTGTTGCGCGCCCGATACATTGCGCCGCACGTTGGGTGATTTTGGCAATGTGTCTGGCAAGGGGCTGTTGCCTATATGGAACAGCCCGGAATACAAAGACCTAATTAAAGATTACATGCGGCACGAGGTTTGTCGGAAGTGCAACATGCGCAAACCGCCGCTGGAGTTCGCATAGGTTTGAAAGAGGAAGCGCAAATTATCGGCGGCAAAAACGCCTTCGACCACATTGGAAAAGCGATGGATGTAATCCCGCCTGATGCCTTGGCGGCGGCGGTGATGCGCCACGCCGAGAGGGGTAAAATACCTGAGGGAGAGCACGGCAATGACGTGTTGTTGACGGCACGGGGCGAGCGCGATGCCGTAGAGGCGGGAAAAATAATGCGGGGTGGAATCTCCCGGATACTGCACAGCCCGGTGCCGCGCTGTCGGCAAACGGCGGACGGTTTGCGGAGAGGCGGCGGTTCGGGGAGTGTCCCTGAAGAATGGTTGGGATTGCGGTGTGATATCTATGTTTCAAACTTTGAGGTGGCGGAAACCACCCTGTCCCGTCTGGTATCGGAAAAAGATTTTTACGACCATTTCATCAAACGCATGTCGGAGTGCGGCGATAAAATTCCGTATCCGGGTTTTAGCCCTCCGTTTTCCGCAACAGTGGAACTTATGAAAGGCATTATTGGCTCTCGAAGGCGCGGGCTGTGCGTCGGCATCACTCACGACTGGCTTGTTAATGTTGCCGTTTCATACGCAACGGGAAGGATTGTCAGCCGGGCTGATGACAGTTATGCGAATTATCTGGACGCGCTGTTTATTTGGAAAGCCGATTCTTGCTGGATGTATTATCACAAGGGAAGAATCAGGAAATGTCCGATTTCCTTTACTTCCTTCATAGAGCGGCAATGATAATGGAGAACAGTTCTGTGGGCCGCTATTGAAATTCAAATGAATTCTGAGCAGTGGAAAAACACCGCGCCCGCGCCTGAGGGCACTCATCACTTGAAAGTCCTCGGTGGTGAAGCCCTGTATCCGGCAAGATACGACAAGGTTTTGCCGTTTCGCGCCCCCGGGCTTGCAGCGGCGCAACTGGGCGCCGGTGGGTTTCACATCCTGCCAGACGGCAACCCGGCATACTCGGAGCGTTTCACTCGCGCCTTTAATTTCTATGAGGGTCTGGCGGCGGTCATGCTCCAGCGCGAGTGGTTTCACATACATCCGGACGGAGGCAGCGCATACGGGGGAACATGGAACTGGTGCGGCAATTTTCAGCGGCAACGCTGTCCGGTCAGAGATGCGCGGGGACGCTATTACCACATACGCAAAAATGGCGAACCGCTTCCGGGCGGCCCGCATCTCTATGCGGGTGATTTCAGGGAGTGTGTTGCTGTGGTTCGCTCTCCGGACGGCTTGTGTCGGCACGTTGATTCGGAGGGCAGGTTTGTTAATACGGGTGCATTTTTTGACCTGGATGTTCCTCACAAAGGATATGCGTGCGCCCGTGACGCGGGCGGCTGGTTTCATATAGACAAAGACGGAAATGATGCTTCGGGCGGTCACCGTTACCGGTATCTTGAGCCTTTCTACAACGGACAGGCGCTTGCCAGAAAGCAGGATGGCGAGATGGTTGTTATAGACGAGAGCGGAGAAATCCGCATTTTTATAGGCGGGTAGAAATCAGCCGGGTTGCATGAAGTCAGCGTGTCATTCCGGAAACCTCTGGCAATGCGACTTGGCGTAAGGCTCGGACTTCCGCCCCCCGTTTCTATGCTATAATCAAAACCGCAATGGCTGGTGAAACGGCGGAGACTGCGCGGCGTATAGAATCTCTCAAAAGAGACAAGAACGCCGTTATTCTGGCGCACAACTACCAGATTCCAGAAGTGCAGGACGTGGCGGACTATGTCGGAGACTCGCTCGGCCTCTCTCAACTGGCGGCGCGCACCGACGCCGACATCATAGTTTTCTGCGGCGTCCACTTCATGGCGGAAACGGCAAGCATCATCTCGCCGGAAAAAAAGGTTTTAATCCCAGACACAGCGGCGGGCTGCTCGCTGTCCGACACCATCACCGCCGACCAGTTGAGAGAATGGAAGGACGAACATCCGGGCGCGGTGGTGGTTTCATACGTGAACACATCGGCGGAGGTGAAGTCTGAAAGCGACTACTGCGTTACCTCCTCAAACGCCGTCCGGGTGGTGGAATCAATCCCCCCGGACAGAAAAATACTGTTTCTGCCGGACATATTTCTGGGGTCATACGTTGCCAAGGTTACGGGCAGGGAAATGGAGATCTGGCCCGGCGAGTGCCATGTTCACACCGGCATTAAAGTCGGCGACATCAAACGCGCAAAAGACGAGCATCCGGGCGCGGAAGTGGTGGTTCATCCCGAATGCGGCTGCACAACCCACTACCTCTACCACGGCGCGGGGAAGGGCGATGTCAGGTTTCTCTCAACCTCCGGAATGACGGAGCGCGCCCGCAGCGGCGGAGACGAGTTCATTGTCGCCACCGAAACGGGAATGCTTCACCGCCTCAGAAAAGACAACCCCGGCAAAAAGTTTTTTCCGGCAAGCGCCGAAGCCGTTTGCGAGTATATGAAAATGATAACCCTTGACAAGGTTCTGCGCTCCCTTGAGGAGGAAATCTTTGAGGTGAAAGTTCCCGAAGAACTGGCGCAGAGGGCAAAGAAGCCCATAGACAGAATGCTCGGAGTTCCCACGGGCTGAATTATTCAGCCGCCTCTCTCGCTCCCACTTCCCTGTCAAGCATAAGCAGGGCGGCGGGGTTGTCTCCCGCCATTTTCAGACTGTCCAGAATGTCTGTGGCGGTTTTCTCCTCTTCAACCTGCTCCTCTATAAACCACTCAAGCATCACGGCGGTCGCAGAATCCTTCTCGGCAACCGCAAGCCGGTGAAGGTCATGTATCATCTGCGTTACCTTGCGCTCGTGTTTGAGGGCCTCCTCAAACATCTTTGCGGGGCCGCCGAAAGACGATTTGGGCTTGGCTATCGCCCCCAGTTCCACACGCCCGCCCCTGTCAAGAACAAAGTCAAACAGTTTCATCGCGTGGGCGGTTTCCTCCTCGCTCTGTTTCCTCATCCACCTGCCGAAGCCCGGAAAGCCTCCGGCTTCGCAGTCGGCAGCCATGGACAGATACAGGTATGAGGCGTAAAACTCGGCGTTTACCTGCTTGTTTACGGCGGTCTGAAGCTTTTTTCCTATGGTCATATCCCTGTTTTCCTCCCGGTTCACTCATTATAAGGGCGCGCGGGGCGGCTTTCAACTTGAGAATTTTTCCCCCGCCCAGTTGATAAGCGTTGCGGCGTGCTTATATAATGTTATGTGAATGGTCAAACGAGGCGCGCCGCGCCAGGGAGAGTTCTCAAATCATGAGCTCCGAAAAAATCTCCAAAGACATGCCGATGCTTCCCCTGAGGGATGTCGTTATGTTTCCGCACATGGTCGCCCCCCTGTTTGTGGGGCGCGCGCGCTCAATCAAGGCGATTGAAGAGGCCGAGAATGCCGACAAGGAAATCTTCCTGTGCACCCAGATGGACGCGAGTGAAAACGAGCCCAAAACTGAAGACATTTACTCCACGGGCGTCATAGGCACGGTCGCCCAGATGCTCCGCCTGCCGGACGGAACGGTGAAGGTTCTGGTTGAGGGCAAAAAGAGGGGGCGCATAGAGCAATACATTGAGACATCGGACTTCTACAAGGTCAGGGTGTCGGTCATTGAAGAGTCGCGGGGCGCAGAAAGCGTTGAGGGGGACGCGCTCAGAAGGTCGGTTCTCAAGGCGTTTGAGGGCTACATAAAACTCAACAGAAAAATACCGGGCGAGGTCTTCTCAACCGTTTCGGCAATTGAAGACATGGGACGCCTTTCGGATACGGTGGCCTCCCACCTGAACCTCAAAATTACCGACAAGCAGGAACTGCTTGAGACCGGAGACCCCGAAGAGAGGATGAAAAAACTGCACGAGAAGATGCAGGAAGAGGTGGAGATTCTTGAGATAGAAAAGAGGATAGGCAAGCGGGTGCGCAGGCAGATGGAGAAATCCCAGAGGGAGTACTATCTGACCGAGCAGATGAAGGCGATACAGAAGGAACTCGGCGAAAAGGACGACATGAAGTCCGATGTTCAGGAGATTGAGGCGAAACTCAAGGACAAGGGGCTTCCCAAAGAGGTTGAGGAGAGGGTCAAAAAGGAACTGAAAAAACTCAAGATGATGCCTTCAATGTCCGCCGAGGCAACCGTTGTCAGAAACTATGTTGACTGGATAATGGACCTCCCGTGGACCAAGGAGCACACCAAAGACCGCCTGGACATAAAAGAGGCGAGGAGCATACTTGAAGAAGACCACTACGGCCTCAGAGACCCCAAGGACAGAATTCTTGAATACCTTTCGGTGCGGACGCTCACCGAGAAGATTCGCGGCCCCATACTTTGCTTTGTGGGTCCTCCGGGGGTGGGAAAAACCTCCCTTGCCAAGTCCATAGCCCGCTCAATGGGGAGGAAGTTCGTCCGTGTCTCCCTTGGCGGGGTGCGGGACGAGTCCGAGATTCGCGGCCACAGGAGAACCTACATAGGCGCGCTTCCCGGAAAAATCATTCAGGGAATGAAAAAGGCGGGCACAATCAACCCTGTGTTCCTGCTTGACGAGATAGACAAACTGGGGATGGACTTCCGGGGCGACCCGGCGTCCGCCCTGCTTGAGTGCCTTGACCCGGAGCAGAACTCCAACTTCAACGACCACTACATAGAGGCGGATTACGACCTGTCCAAAGTTCTGTTCATAGCCACGGCGAACATCACTCACACCATTCCGTGGGCGCTTCAGGACAGGATGGAGATCATCCGCATACCGGGCTACACCGAGGATGAGAAACTGCACATCGCCAAAAAGTTTCTGCTCGGCAAGCAGACAAAAGAGCACGGGCTGGAGGATTCCCTGACGGGTGTCGCCGACACCGCGCTTCTTGAGATAATCCGCCGCTACACGCGGGAGGCCGGGGTGCGCACGCTTGAGCGCGAGATAGCCAAACTTTGCAGAAAGGTGGCAAGGAAGGTCGCCGAGACCGAAGGCGGCAAGTCCCGCTCCAAAGTCAGGGTAACGGCAAAGAACATCGGCGGCTATCTGGGCGTTCCCAAGTTCAAGCACGGCGAGATAGAAGAAGATGACCAGATAGGGGCGGTAACCGGCCTTGCGTGGACCGAGGTGGGCGGCGAGTTGCTCACCATAGAGGTTACGATAGTTCCCGGAAAGGGGGGGTTCACGGTTACGGGAGTCAAGCCGGAGGGCGAAAACGTGATGAAGGAATCCGCCCGCGCGGCCATGAGTTACGTGCGCTCGCGCGGCGCGCAGCTGGGGCTGGACAGGGATTTCTACCAGATGGTTGACATACACATTCACGCCCCGGAGGGCGCGACCCCCAAGGACGGCCCCTCCGCCGGGATAGCGATTGTTACCGCCATTGTGTCCGCCCTGCTCAAAAAACCGGTCAGGCGCGACATTGCGATGACCGGCGAGATAACGCTTCGCGGGCGGGTGCTGCCCATAGGCGGGCTGAAGGAGAAAATCCTTGCCGCCCAGCGCGGAAAGGTCAAAACCGTGCTTCTCCCGCAGGAGAATGAGAAAGACCTTGAGGACGTTCCCGCGGAGGTTAAGAAAGGTGTTGAGATTAAACTTGTTGAGCACATGGACAAGGTTCTTGAGGAGGCAATAATTTCCGATGAGCCGTTGCTCAAGAGTTTTGTCTCCCCGTTTGAAGCCAAGGGGGCCATCGGGGTTTCCGGGACGAAAATGAACTGATGAAAGCGGTGGTTTACAACAAACCGGGCGATGTGAGCGTTGAAAATGTCGCCGACCCCGCCATAAAAGACGGGCGCGATGCGATAGTGCGTGTTACAAAGAGCGCCGTTTGCGGCTCAGACCTTCATTTCTACAGGGGGGTTGTCCCCATGGATGAGGGTTTTGTCGTGGGGCATGAGTTCATGGGCGTTGTTGAAGACGCCGGAAAGGACGCAAGGGGGCTGAAAAAGGGCGACAGGGTTGTGGCTCCGTTCTGGGTCAGTTGCGGGGGTTGCGCAAACTGCCACAACCATTTTCCGACTTCATGCACGGGGGGCGGCGGTTGCTTTGGTTTCGGCGAGGCGTTCGGGGGATACGGCGGCGGGCAGGCGGAGTTTGTCCGGGTGGCGCTTGCCGACACCACGCTTGAGAAAGTTCCCGAAAGTGTTGAGGACGAGAAACTTCTTTTTCTCGGTGATGTTTTCTCAACGGCGTATTTCTGCGCCGAGTGGGCGGACATCAAACCCGGCGGTGTGGTGGTGGTTTTCGGAGACGGCCCCCTCGGGCTTCTTGCGACCGCTTCGGCGCGGCTTTTCAGTCCTTCAAAGGTGATAACTGTCGGCCACCATGATTACCGGCTGGGCATGGCAAAGAGCGCGGGGGCGGATTTTGTCATCAACTCTTCAAATGAAGACCCGGCGGAGAGGGTTATGGAGATTACCGGCGGCCTCGGCGCAGACTCCGCGTGCGAGTGCATCGGTTCGGAGTCCGCTCTTCTTGAAACCTTCAAGGTTGTCCGTCCGGGCGGCGTAATATCGTTTATCGGTCTGTTTCTTGAGCCTGTGGCAATACCGATGCTTGATTTTTATCTTAAAAATTTCACTCTGCGCGGCGGGGTCTGCCCGGCGAAGAATTACATCTCAAAACTCCTTCCTCTCGTTGAGAGCGGGAGGGTTGACCCGTCTTTCATCATCTCCCACGACTTGCCGCTTTCCGACACTCCGAAGGGGTATGAACTTATGGACAAGAGGATGGAAAATGCGGTCAAGGTCGTTTTGACCCCCTGATGAGGGTGTTTTTCCGGAATAACTCCTGTTTTCCCGTTTTATGTATAATTTGGCGTTATGGAATACAAGGTTGTTTTACAGCATTCCGAAGAGGGATACAGCATTTCCTGCCCCGGTCTTCCGGGTTGCGTCTCACAGGGTGAAACGGAGGCGGAGGCGCTTGCAAACATACGCGAGGCGATTTGTGACTATCTGGCGGTTGTGGATGAGAATTGTAAAGGGAAATACATCCGCAAAGTTGAAGTCGCCGTTTAGCAATGCCGAAACCCACTGGGACGAATTCATAAGGGAAGTGCCGCTGGACAGATAGGGGAAAATCCGGGGCAGAGACTTCCCATACCTGACCAAATGGGGTAACTTTCAAGTGAAAACGGCTGGAAGAATACTGGTTATGCGGCTTTCTGTAGCACTTTCAGGGTATTAGTAAAATGGCGATTTGGGTGGCAAGGGCTGGAAAACATGGGGGAGAAGAAGACCTCGCTCTTGAGCAAGGACGGGCGTTCATTGGTTGGACTCATCTCGGCGATTTGTCCGACATACATACACGAGAACAAATACGCGAACTCTTGGAGAAAAAATATCCAGATTGGAACTCCTATAAAGTGGGGAACCATACGGGGCAGATATTTAGGTTCATCAAGGAGATTCAAGTTGGTGATTTGCTCGCGTTACCCCTAAAAAAACGACCTACAATTGCGTTTGGAGAGGTTGTCGGTGACTATGAGTATATAGGTGGTAATCCCGAAAGTGCTCATCACAGTAGAAAAGTAAAATGGAAAAGTGAGCCAATTCCACGGAGTGCTTTTGATAAGGACCTTCTCTATGCCTTTGGCTCCCTATTAACTGTCTTTCGTGTGAACAAAAACAAGGAAGATAGAATAAAAGCGGTCATAGAGGGAAAGCCACAGCCAGAGGAAGAGACTGATAATACAGGGGATGAAGAGCAGGCACTTCCTGATTTGGCACAGTTGGCACATGATCAAGTCAGCGATTTTATCGGTTACAAATTCAAAAGTCATCGCATGGAAGATTTGGTTGCTGAAGTTTTGAAAGCTCAAGGTTTCGAAGTTCGCCCCAATCCGAGAAAGGGGTCCGATGGCGGTGTAGATATTCTGGCAGGACGAGGGTCAATGGGATTTGATGAACCTCGTCTTTGCGTTCAGGTGAAGTCAGGTGATACGCCGATTAACTCTACGACCTATAATGAATTGAAAGGTGTTATGCAGAAATTTGGTGCCACGCATGGGCTCTTGGTCTCATGGGGTGGTTTTAATCGCAATGTGGAGGAGGAAGCCAAGCGCGATTTTTTCAATATCCGCTTGTGGAATGCGGAAGATCTTGTCAATGAAATTCAGGATGTTTACTCTAACCTTCCAAAAGAGATTCAAGCCGAGCTACCTATGCAACAAATCTGGCTGTTGGTGGATGAGGATTGAATCTTCATGCTAGACTGTGAAATCAGTTTTGCAAGTTTAACCCCGACTACAAAATCCTTTTCTGCATTCCCGAAGGCGTT
Encoded here:
- a CDS encoding alcohol dehydrogenase catalytic domain-containing protein — its product is MKAVVYNKPGDVSVENVADPAIKDGRDAIVRVTKSAVCGSDLHFYRGVVPMDEGFVVGHEFMGVVEDAGKDARGLKKGDRVVAPFWVSCGGCANCHNHFPTSCTGGGGCFGFGEAFGGYGGGQAEFVRVALADTTLEKVPESVEDEKLLFLGDVFSTAYFCAEWADIKPGGVVVVFGDGPLGLLATASARLFSPSKVITVGHHDYRLGMAKSAGADFVINSSNEDPAERVMEITGGLGADSACECIGSESALLETFKVVRPGGVISFIGLFLEPVAIPMLDFYLKNFTLRGGVCPAKNYISKLLPLVESGRVDPSFIISHDLPLSDTPKGYELMDKRMENAVKVVLTP
- a CDS encoding type II toxin-antitoxin system HicB family antitoxin; protein product: MEYKVVLQHSEEGYSISCPGLPGCVSQGETEAEALANIREAICDYLAVVDENCKGKYIRKVEVAV
- a CDS encoding restriction endonuclease, with product MAIWVARAGKHGGEEDLALEQGRAFIGWTHLGDLSDIHTREQIRELLEKKYPDWNSYKVGNHTGQIFRFIKEIQVGDLLALPLKKRPTIAFGEVVGDYEYIGGNPESAHHSRKVKWKSEPIPRSAFDKDLLYAFGSLLTVFRVNKNKEDRIKAVIEGKPQPEEETDNTGDEEQALPDLAQLAHDQVSDFIGYKFKSHRMEDLVAEVLKAQGFEVRPNPRKGSDGGVDILAGRGSMGFDEPRLCVQVKSGDTPINSTTYNELKGVMQKFGATHGLLVSWGGFNRNVEEEAKRDFFNIRLWNAEDLVNEIQDVYSNLPKEIQAELPMQQIWLLVDED